The sequence CGGTCCCGCTCATGTTGAACCCGCCGAAGGGGTGCCCCCCGACCATTGCGCCGGTGGACTTCCTATTAAGGTAGAGGTTCCCGACGAAGAACTCGCCTGTGGCTCGTTCCAGCTTCTTCTCATCTTTTGAATAAACGCTCCCGGTCAGGCCGAATTCGGTGTTGTTCGCGATCTCGAGGGCGTCGTCAAAATCCCGGGCCTTGATCACAGCGAGGACCGGACCGAAGATCTCTTCCTGGGCGATCTTGGCCGTAGGAGCTACGTCGGCGATCATGGTCGGGGGGACATAGTAGCCCCCGTCGTTTTCGATCGGGTCGCCGCCGGCGAGCAGCCGGCCCTCTCGTCTGCCGATCTCGACGTAGCCAAGGATGGACTTCTGTGCGCCCTCGTTGATTACCGGACCCATGTACGTCTCCGGCCGGGCCGGATCGCCCGTGGCAATCGTCCCGATCCGCTTGCGTAACCGCTCGACGAACTCGTCGTAGACCGGGGCCTCGACGATTGCGCGCGAGCACGCCGAACACTTCTGACCCTGGAACCCGTAAGCCGAGACCGCGACGCCCTCGACGGCCTCCTCCAAATCAGCGTCTGCCGCGACGACGATCGAGTCCTTACCGCCCATCTCCGCGATGACGCGTTTGATCCATTTTTGGCCGGGCTGCGTTTTCGCGGCGAGCTCGTTGATGTGCAAGCCGACTTCTTTGCTTCCGGTGAACGCGATGAAACGCGTCTTCGGATGCGCGACCAGCGCGTCGCCGATCGTACGTCCCGAGCCAGGAACGAAATTGACGACGCCCGGCGGCAAACCAACTTCGTGCAAGAGATCGACGAACACCGCGGCGATAACCGCCGCGTCGCTCGACGGTTTGAGCACAACTGTGTTGCCGGTGACAATTGCCGCCGTCGTCATTCCCGCCATAATTGCGAATGCGAAATTCCACGGCGGTATGGCGATTCCGACGCCAAGTGGAATATAGCGCAGCACGTTCTGTTCACCGCTGATCGGAACGAGCGCCGGCGGCTTGTCATACCGCAATGCTTCGCGTCCGTAGAATTCCATGAAATCAATTGCTTCGGCCGTGTCCGCATCGGCTTCAGGCCAGCTCTTTCCGACTTCGAGTACGAGCAACGCATTGAAGTCATCGCGACGCTGACGCACGAGATCGGCAGCGCGAAACAAGATTTCGGCGCGCTCTCGTGCGCTCGTATCTTTCCACGTCGCAAAGCGGCGGAACGCTGCTTCGACGGCTGCGCT comes from Candidatus Baltobacteraceae bacterium and encodes:
- the pruA gene encoding L-glutamate gamma-semialdehyde dehydrogenase, giving the protein MTTTAVRAVGPFENEAIRDFKDPKDRASLEAALARAKQHLGTRYPLVIDGKKISTPATIRSINPAHPAQVVGEVASASLDEASAAVEAAFRRFATWKDTSARERAEILFRAADLVRQRRDDFNALLVLEVGKSWPEADADTAEAIDFMEFYGREALRYDKPPALVPISGEQNVLRYIPLGVGIAIPPWNFAFAIMAGMTTAAIVTGNTVVLKPSSDAAVIAAVFVDLLHEVGLPPGVVNFVPGSGRTIGDALVAHPKTRFIAFTGSKEVGLHINELAAKTQPGQKWIKRVIAEMGGKDSIVVAADADLEEAVEGVAVSAYGFQGQKCSACSRAIVEAPVYDEFVERLRKRIGTIATGDPARPETYMGPVINEGAQKSILGYVEIGRREGRLLAGGDPIENDGGYYVPPTMIADVAPTAKIAQEEIFGPVLAVIKARDFDDALEIANNTEFGLTGSVYSKDEKKLERATGEFFVGNLYLNRKSTGAMVGGHPFGGFNMSGTDSKAGGYDYLLLFLQAKAISRKVG